In Pongo abelii isolate AG06213 chromosome X, NHGRI_mPonAbe1-v2.0_pri, whole genome shotgun sequence, one DNA window encodes the following:
- the ATP6AP2 gene encoding renin receptor precursor, whose product MAVFVVLLALVAGVLGNEFSILKSPGSVVFRNGNWPIPGERIPDVAALSMGFSVKEDLSWPGLAVGNLFHRPRATVMVMVKGVNKLALPPGSVISYPLENAVPFSLDSVANSIHSLFSEETPVVLQLAPSEERVYMVGKANSVFEDLSVTLRQLRNRLFQENSVLSSLPLNSLSRNNEVDLLFLSELQVLHDISSLLSRHKHLAKDHSPDLYSLELAGLDEIGKRYGEDSEQFRDASKILVDALQKFADDMYSLYGGNAVVELVTVKSFDTSLIRKTRTILEAKQAKNPASPYNLAYKYNFEYSVVFNMVLWIMIALALAVIITSYNIWNMDPGYDSIIYRMTNQKIRMD is encoded by the exons GTGTTTTGGGGAACGAGTTTAGTATATTAAAATCACCAGGGTCTGTTGTTTTCCGAAATGGAAATTGGCCTATACCAGGAGAGCGGATCCCAGACGTGGCTGCATTGTCCATGGGCTTCTCTGTGAAAgaa GACCTTTCTTGGCCAGGACTCGCAGTGGGTAACCTGTTTCATCGTCCTCGGGCTACTgtcatggtgatggtgaaggGAGTGAACAAACTGGCTCTACCCCCAGGCAGTGTCATTTCGTACCCTTTGGAGAAT GCAGTTCCTTTTAGTCTTGACAGTGTTGCAAATTCCATTCACTCCTTATTTTCTGAGGAAACTCCAGTTGTTTTGCAGTTGGCTCCCAGTGAGGAA AGAGTGTATATGGTAGGGAAGGCAAACTCAGTGTTTGAAGACCTTTCAGTCACCTTGCGCCAGCTCCGTAATCGCCTGTTTCAAGAAAACTCTGTTCTCAGTTCACTCCCCCTCAATTCTCTGAGTAGGAACAATGAA GTTGACCTGCTCTTTCTTTCTGAACTGCAAGTGCTACATGATATTTCAAGTTTG CTGTCTCGTCATAAGCATCTAGCCAAGGATCATTCTCCTGATTTATATTCACTGGAGCTGGCAGGTTTGGATGAAATTGGGAAGCGTTACGGGGAAGACTCTGAACAATTCAGAGATGCTTCTAAGATCCTTGTTGACGCTCTGCAAAAG tttgcagatgacatgtacAGTCTTTATGGTGGGAATGCAGTGGTAGAGTTAGTCACTGTCAAGTCATTTGACACCTCCCTCATTAGGAAGACAAGGACTATCCTTGAGGCAAAACAAGCG AAGAACCCAGCAAGTCCCTATAACCTTGCATATAAGTATAATTTTGAATATTCCGTGGTTTTCAACATGGTACTTTGGATAATGATCGCCTTGGCCTTGGCTGTGATTATCACCTCTTACAATATTTGGAACATGGATCCTGGATATGATAGCATCATTTATAGGATGACAAACCAGAAGATTCGAATGGATTGA